The nucleotide window GTCATGACGACACCTCAGCACAAGATCGGATCGGGCTTCGGTGCCCGGAGCACCGCGGACGACGTCCTGAGCGGGATCGACCTGTCCGGCAGCACCGCGATCGTCACCGGTGGCTATTCGGGACTCGGTCTGGAGACAACCCGCGCCCTGGCGGGTGCCGGAGCCCGCGTCGTCGTCCCCGCCCGGCGACGGGCGGCCGCTCAGGAGGCAGTCGAGGGCATCGACGGCGTCGAGACCGACGACCTCGACCTGTCCGACCTCGAAAGCGTCCGCGGTTTCGCCGAGCGGTTCCTGGCCTCGGATCGCAACGTCGACATCGTGATCAACAATGCTGGGGTCATGGCCTGCCCCGAGATGCGGGTCGGCCCCGGGTGGGAGGCGCAGTTCGCCACCAACCACCTCGGTCACTACGCGCTGATCAACCATCTCTGGCCGGCGATCGCCCGCGGTGGCGCGCGCGTGGTCGCCGTCTCCTCCGGCGCCCACGGCATCACCGGCGTGCGCTGGGACGACGTGCAGTTCGAGCGCGGCTACGACAGATGGCAGGCGTACGGGCAGGCGAAGACGGCGAACGTACTGTTCGCCGTGCAGCTCGATGCGCTCGGCCGCGACGCCGGAGTCAGAGCATTCGCGCTGCATCCGGGCAGCATCCTCACTCCGCTGCAGCGCCACCTTGCGAAGGCGGAGATGGTCGACGCGGGCTGGATCGACGAGAACGGCAACCCGACCGATCCCACGTTCAAGACGCCCGGGCAGGGCGCGGCGACGCAGGTATGGGCGGCGACCTCCCCCCAGCTGGCGGGCATGGGCGGCGTGTACTGCGAGGACTGCGACATAGCCGAGCCGGCCGGCGACGGCTCGGAAGGCGGCGTGCACGCACACGCGACCGACCCCGAGCAGGCCGCGCGCCTGTGGGCGCTGTCGGCCGACCTCACGGGCGTCGACGCTTTCGCGGCGGCAACCTAAGGGCTGTCCCGTAGCTGCTGGCCACGGATGAGATGATCTTGATGTGGCTGGCGTGATCACGGCGTCGGAGCCGTCCTGGATAGCCCCGTTCACCGGGCTGAGCCCTCGCCTGTTCGGCAAGCTGGTGACCGTACTGCGGCGCGAGGGTGCGGATGCGGTCCGCAAGGGCCGGCCGTGGAGCCTCCCGCTGGAGGACCGGGCCCTGCTGGTCGCGGCGTGTTGGCGCACGAACTTGACGATGCGCCAGCTCGCCCCGCTCTTCGGGGTGTCCAAGTCGGCGGCGGACCGCATCATCGACCACCTCGGGCCGATGCTCGCACTCCAGCCCCGCAAGCGGTTCGCCAAGGACACCGTGCTCATCGTGGACGGCACCCTGGTCCCGACCCGGGACCACACGGTGGCGGAGCAGTCCAAGAACGACCGGTACTCGACCAACCACCAGGTCGTCATCGACGCCGGCACCCGCCTGGTCGTCGTGGTCGGCCAGCCCCTGCCCGGCAACCGCAACGACTGCAAGGCATGGGAGGAATCCGGCGCCAAAACCGCCGTCGGCAGAACACTCACGATCGCCGACGGCGGCTATCCCGGCACCGGGCTCGTCATGCCCCACCGCCGGCGCAAGGGCGAAGACCTTCCGGACTGGAAGGAAGCGCACAACAAGTCCCACAAGCAGGTAGGTCCGCGCCCGAGTCGAGCACGTCTTCGCCCGGATGAAGACCTGGAAGATCCTCCGCGACTGCCGCCTCAAAGGCGACGGAGTCCACCACGCCATGCTCGGCATCGCCCGGATGCACAACCTCGCCCTCGCCGGATAGACGAGCGGCCCGCACGACGGCCAAGCACGCCCGAGGCAGCTCGGAGATCATTTACGGGACAGCCCTTGGCCTCGATCTTTCGTGAGGGCCCGCCGACGGAGTCGGTGGGCCCTTTCGCTTGCCGGAGTTGATGGTGGGCAGACCGGCGGCCCGGTGGAGAATCCTGCGTCGGCCGGTGGTGGCGCGGCTGTTCGGAAAGCCCGGGCAGCGCCTGTGCGTCAGCCGGTCAGCTGGTTCATCCTGCGGATCTGCTTGTCGAAGACCGCGGCGGGAGCGAGGCGGCGCAGTACGCGTGCGCGTCCGGCCAGGGGGCCGGCGGTGTAGCGCGGCTTCGGCCTGGTGTCGGTCGCCGCCGCGACGATCGCCCTGGCGACGACGGCGGGGGCGTCGCCGTCCCTGATGGCCTCCGTCATCACGCGGTCGACGGTCTGTCGCTGCTTCGCGTA belongs to Streptomyces graminofaciens and includes:
- a CDS encoding SDR family NAD(P)-dependent oxidoreductase — encoded protein: MTTPQHKIGSGFGARSTADDVLSGIDLSGSTAIVTGGYSGLGLETTRALAGAGARVVVPARRRAAAQEAVEGIDGVETDDLDLSDLESVRGFAERFLASDRNVDIVINNAGVMACPEMRVGPGWEAQFATNHLGHYALINHLWPAIARGGARVVAVSSGAHGITGVRWDDVQFERGYDRWQAYGQAKTANVLFAVQLDALGRDAGVRAFALHPGSILTPLQRHLAKAEMVDAGWIDENGNPTDPTFKTPGQGAATQVWAATSPQLAGMGGVYCEDCDIAEPAGDGSEGGVHAHATDPEQAARLWALSADLTGVDAFAAAT